From Sphingopyxis sp. USTB-05, the proteins below share one genomic window:
- a CDS encoding efflux RND transporter periplasmic adaptor subunit codes for MDSLAGTQSYYQEADDSRRKRTFLIVALVLIALALGATYYAFTHGKGAADAGGQGAAAIPNVTVVIPGRVSVEAVISANGTIAARREMPVGVAGEGGQVVRVLVEPGQWVGAGQALAVIDRSVQTQQAASLAASIRVAQADANLAQAELERAQALVGRGFISKADMDRKRATRDAANARVRVAQAQYGEATARNERLNIVAPAAGLVLTRQVEPGQIVGAGSGILFRMARGGEMEMLAQMAEADLARVKVGTRATVTPVGTDAQIAGQVWQKSPVINMDTRQGTVRIAVPYSEALRPGGFADARLIAGTAEAPLLPESAVQSGPEGNFVLIVDANNVIKRQPVKVGTVTDGGVSIASGLTGTEKVVALAGAFLNPGDKVKPVVQKTSQ; via the coding sequence ATGGACAGCCTGGCGGGCACGCAGAGCTATTATCAGGAGGCGGACGACAGCCGCCGCAAACGGACATTTCTGATCGTGGCGCTGGTGTTGATCGCGCTCGCGCTCGGCGCCACCTATTACGCCTTTACCCACGGCAAGGGCGCGGCTGATGCCGGAGGGCAGGGCGCGGCGGCGATCCCGAATGTCACCGTGGTCATTCCCGGCCGTGTGTCGGTCGAAGCAGTGATTTCCGCCAACGGCACGATCGCGGCACGTCGCGAAATGCCGGTCGGCGTCGCGGGCGAGGGCGGACAGGTCGTTCGCGTGCTCGTCGAGCCCGGCCAGTGGGTCGGCGCGGGACAGGCGCTGGCGGTCATCGATCGCTCGGTGCAGACGCAGCAGGCGGCGAGCCTCGCGGCATCGATCCGCGTTGCGCAGGCCGATGCCAATCTGGCGCAAGCCGAACTGGAACGCGCGCAGGCGCTTGTCGGACGCGGCTTCATCTCGAAAGCCGACATGGATCGCAAGCGCGCAACGCGCGATGCCGCCAATGCGCGCGTCCGTGTCGCGCAGGCGCAATATGGCGAGGCCACCGCACGCAACGAGCGCCTGAACATCGTCGCGCCCGCGGCAGGCCTGGTGCTGACGCGCCAGGTTGAACCGGGCCAGATCGTCGGCGCCGGCAGCGGCATCCTGTTCCGGATGGCGCGCGGCGGCGAGATGGAGATGCTGGCGCAAATGGCAGAGGCCGATCTGGCCCGCGTCAAGGTCGGTACGCGCGCGACGGTGACGCCGGTCGGCACCGATGCTCAGATTGCCGGGCAGGTCTGGCAGAAGTCGCCGGTGATCAACATGGATACCCGTCAGGGCACGGTCCGCATCGCGGTCCCGTACAGCGAGGCTTTGCGTCCGGGCGGTTTCGCCGACGCGCGGCTGATCGCGGGAACCGCCGAAGCTCCGCTGCTTCCCGAAAGCGCGGTGCAGAGCGGTCCCGAGGGCAATTTCGTGCTGATCGTCGATGCCAATAACGTCATCAAGCGGCAGCCGGTGAAGGTCGGCACCGTGACCGATGGCGGCGTGTCGATCGCGTCGGGCCTGACGGGCACCGAAAAGGTCGTGGCGCTGGCTGGCGCGTTCCTCAACCCTGGCGACAAGGTGAAGCCGGTGGTTCAGAAAACCTCGCAATAA
- a CDS encoding GlsB/YeaQ/YmgE family stress response membrane protein gives MIDFIIALVMGGVIGWLASIVMRTDAQQGIFLNIIVGCVGSILGRLLLGGVFGGGHLRGDAFDWRTLVTAFIGAIILLAIVNLIRRGRVR, from the coding sequence ATGATTGATTTCATTATCGCACTTGTCATGGGCGGCGTCATCGGCTGGCTTGCCAGCATCGTGATGCGCACCGATGCCCAGCAAGGCATCTTTCTGAACATCATTGTCGGTTGCGTCGGTTCAATCCTCGGCCGGCTGTTGCTCGGCGGTGTCTTCGGCGGCGGTCACCTGCGCGGCGACGCTTTCGATTGGCGGACGCTGGTAACGGCCTTCATTGGCGCGATCATCCTGCTCGCGATCGTAAACCTCATCAGGCGCGGCCGGGTTCGCTGA